One genomic segment of Sanyastnella coralliicola includes these proteins:
- a CDS encoding OmpA family protein, with the protein MKKNILIIFSLFLTTTMVAQEGALRKADRSRNDLAYAEAIDRYTNLLNRGVDSSRVALGLAESYFALRDMQAAAEWYGKAGNLDSDEVCRFAHALRSTGNADQAEILSQGCSNESYSAELIEMIKTDNGRFNVQKEEFNTEGSEFGPCFLDGDLVFVSDRENDVAVKRRFKWNGRPFLDLYMLTESVEGTPEFTPLPATVNTALHEGPGCFINDGETFYFTRNQANAEGDQTRKLEILVAEMVAGEWRTPTGFTHNSADYSTGHPTITRDGEFIAFTSDMEGGLGGTDIWICQKMDDGNWGTPVNAGPTVNTPMNEMFPHFGVDEFLYFSSDGHANLGGLDVFEAPFTNGSCGTALNLGAPVNSTADDFSFTLREDQRVAYFASNRENEATNDDLYKVKVLKDREWNYTGVVVDDAGTAVMNCTVNVLNATGEVIGTAVTNSNGIFDLVTDVPAATDAELTFNAGPALASAEKAVSACNQEIYTLDAGTIELTSLGYVGATVIRDKATNEGLEEVRGVLTKLGTDEVTVVTTTNDGNLNFDLDPSSSYELTLSKEGYFTKSVFFNTNNITTGVNDLTALTGIDLNFEKIEVNMTVRIENINYDYNDYRIRQDAATELDKIIALLNDNPTMKIELGSHTDARGSDSYNLKLSQKRAKAAVEYLIQNGIAKNRLTSRGYGETVLINNCGNGNDCSDEDHEINRRTEFRVTEF; encoded by the coding sequence ATGAAAAAGAACATTCTAATCATATTCAGTCTCTTTCTCACGACCACCATGGTGGCTCAAGAAGGAGCACTTCGTAAAGCTGATCGTTCTAGAAATGATTTGGCTTATGCCGAAGCAATTGATCGTTACACCAATCTACTCAATCGAGGAGTTGATAGTAGTCGTGTTGCCCTCGGGTTAGCAGAGAGTTACTTTGCTCTTCGCGACATGCAGGCCGCTGCCGAATGGTATGGCAAGGCCGGTAACCTAGATTCAGACGAAGTATGCCGATTTGCGCATGCACTTCGTAGTACAGGCAACGCTGATCAGGCTGAAATCCTGAGTCAAGGTTGCTCGAATGAATCCTACTCGGCAGAGCTGATCGAAATGATCAAGACAGACAACGGACGTTTCAACGTCCAGAAGGAAGAATTCAATACCGAAGGTTCTGAATTCGGACCTTGCTTCTTAGATGGAGATTTGGTTTTTGTTTCTGACCGTGAAAATGACGTGGCTGTAAAGCGTCGTTTCAAGTGGAATGGACGTCCTTTCCTAGACCTTTATATGTTGACGGAATCAGTTGAAGGAACGCCAGAGTTCACTCCCCTACCCGCTACAGTCAATACAGCGTTGCACGAAGGGCCAGGTTGTTTTATCAATGATGGTGAAACTTTCTACTTCACTCGTAATCAGGCTAACGCCGAAGGGGATCAAACGCGTAAGCTAGAAATCCTCGTAGCTGAAATGGTGGCTGGAGAATGGAGAACTCCAACAGGGTTCACGCATAACAGTGCAGATTACTCAACTGGTCATCCTACCATCACGCGTGATGGCGAATTCATCGCCTTTACATCAGATATGGAAGGCGGACTTGGAGGAACAGATATCTGGATTTGCCAGAAGATGGACGATGGAAACTGGGGCACTCCAGTGAACGCCGGACCAACTGTGAATACGCCAATGAATGAGATGTTCCCGCACTTCGGTGTAGATGAATTCTTGTACTTCTCGTCAGATGGTCACGCCAACCTTGGAGGCTTGGATGTATTTGAAGCACCATTCACCAACGGTTCATGCGGAACAGCACTGAACCTTGGAGCTCCGGTGAATTCAACAGCAGATGATTTCTCTTTCACATTGCGAGAGGACCAACGTGTTGCCTACTTCGCATCCAACCGTGAAAACGAAGCAACCAACGACGATCTCTACAAGGTCAAAGTCTTGAAAGATCGTGAATGGAACTACACTGGTGTTGTAGTTGACGATGCAGGAACAGCAGTGATGAACTGTACTGTCAATGTGCTGAACGCTACTGGTGAAGTCATTGGGACAGCGGTGACGAATAGCAATGGAATCTTTGACTTGGTCACCGATGTTCCAGCTGCAACAGATGCCGAATTAACTTTCAATGCAGGTCCTGCCTTGGCTAGCGCCGAAAAAGCGGTATCAGCGTGTAATCAAGAGATTTACACTTTAGATGCAGGTACCATTGAACTAACCTCATTAGGATATGTTGGTGCGACCGTTATTCGTGACAAAGCCACGAATGAAGGACTAGAAGAAGTTAGAGGAGTGCTGACCAAGCTGGGAACAGATGAAGTGACGGTAGTAACCACCACTAATGACGGAAACTTGAACTTCGATTTGGACCCATCAAGCAGCTATGAGCTCACGCTGTCGAAAGAAGGCTATTTCACGAAATCAGTTTTCTTCAACACCAACAACATTACTACTGGTGTGAACGACCTTACTGCTTTAACTGGCATCGATCTCAACTTCGAAAAGATTGAGGTCAATATGACGGTGCGTATCGAAAACATCAACTACGATTACAACGATTACCGCATCCGCCAAGACGCAGCAACCGAGCTAGACAAGATCATCGCCTTGTTGAACGACAATCCAACAATGAAGATCGAACTCGGGTCACATACTGATGCTCGTGGTAGTGACTCATACAACCTGAAACTAAGTCAAAAGCGTGCGAAAGCCGCTGTTGAATACCTTATTCAAAACGGTATCGCCAAAAACCGCCTCACGTCAAGAGGTTATGGAGAGACCGTGTTGATCAACAACTGTGGAAACGGGAACGACTGTTCCGATGAAGACCACGAGATCAACCGAAGGACTGAATTCCGCGTGACGGAGTTCTGA
- a CDS encoding PorP/SprF family type IX secretion system membrane protein, whose amino-acid sequence MKNLLKTTLAVIAMLTFSANADAQQDPMFTQYFFNPLSINSGYAGTREAMNVTLLAREQWVGIEGRPRTQSLVMHTPLPNESLAVGLSFRRDEAGPTKNTSIFGDFAYRMRVTEKSRLALGLKAGVSLFTADLTSLTGTDGEDISFSQNLRNKPLPNFGFSAYWWSDRSFLGISTPKLIENEVDGADDLMQGREVRHYFLMAGTVIDLNSTLKLKPTTLIRYVNGAPISFDVTANLLIDERLWIGGMYRYQESAAVLCSFSLTDQLRAGYSYDFPLTDLASYSTGSHELMLSYDFTFKKDKTLSPRYF is encoded by the coding sequence ATGAAAAACTTGCTGAAGACCACACTGGCGGTAATCGCGATGCTGACTTTTTCAGCAAACGCTGATGCACAGCAAGACCCAATGTTCACGCAGTACTTCTTCAACCCATTGAGTATTAACTCAGGGTATGCAGGAACGCGTGAAGCCATGAACGTGACCCTACTTGCCCGAGAGCAGTGGGTAGGTATCGAAGGACGACCACGCACCCAATCTTTGGTGATGCACACCCCGCTTCCAAATGAGAGTTTGGCGGTAGGTCTCTCCTTCCGACGAGACGAAGCAGGTCCAACAAAGAACACTTCAATCTTTGGAGACTTCGCTTACCGAATGCGCGTGACTGAGAAATCTCGTCTTGCCCTTGGACTCAAGGCTGGAGTGAGTCTGTTTACAGCTGACCTCACCTCTCTAACAGGCACCGATGGTGAAGACATTAGCTTCTCACAAAACCTACGCAACAAGCCCCTACCGAACTTCGGGTTCAGTGCCTACTGGTGGTCTGATCGCAGCTTCTTGGGTATTTCAACTCCTAAGCTGATTGAGAACGAAGTAGATGGTGCAGATGATTTGATGCAAGGACGAGAAGTACGTCACTATTTCTTGATGGCTGGAACGGTCATTGACCTGAACAGCACATTGAAATTGAAGCCTACAACACTCATCCGCTATGTCAATGGAGCTCCGATTTCATTCGACGTCACTGCCAATCTTTTGATTGATGAACGTCTATGGATCGGTGGTATGTACCGTTATCAAGAGTCAGCAGCTGTCTTGTGTAGCTTCAGTTTGACTGATCAACTCCGTGCTGGATACTCTTATGACTTTCCGCTCACTGATCTCGCTTCATACAGCACCGGATCTCATGAGTTGATGTTGAGCTACGACTTCACATTCAAGAAAGACAAAACGCTTTCACCACGTTACTTCTAA
- a CDS encoding Ig-like domain-containing protein translates to MKSILTTLVMAVIVMASYGQQIPIGTANITDCGAFIVDSGYSAADYGDNEDLTTTICSDGTEASDLINLYFTVFNLGTGDELSIYDGSDNTAPLIGTYTGTELQGADITATNVAGCLTVEFTSNGDGDVGNFGAAISCGIPCSKPWANVTSDQSVPVQVCVGEEITFDGSTSTFVGDAVLQSATWDLGDGTSSNDWPSVTYSYDEPGAYIVQLALTDDSDCSSVNAPDYVVYVSTTPEIELSASSDGECLGTEVELTAEVTPTTWSNVPEANFGEPQWVPDSQAACFEHELTFEHFIPGATISDASQIENLFVNFEHSFMGDLVITFICPNGQTLVTHQQSGGGTNLGIPVGGTDGTPGEGYDYYWTPDATNGTWAENSGGTLASGEYESVQPFSNLVGCPLNGTWEIEICDLWGADDGYLFDWAINVDEGLHATIITYTPEYTEDCDNASWTDVDDEGADCYSATVSGAAAGANEYTIEVTDNFGCSYEESISVNYITGGGCNAAPSAVDDTFETDEDLSGSGDVSGNDSDPDGDDLTYSISTDPTNGAVNMSDDGLFTYTPNDDFYGSDSFTYEVCDDLDQCVTATVTVTVNAVNDAPIVNNDATDVDEDGSIEIAILDNDSDPDGLLNTSSLTISLEPSFGTAEVTADNTILYTPNADFNGEDEFFYAICDDASPSPELCGTGTVTITVNPINDAPKVIDDSGITEEDDDLGVVVQVLNNDSDVDGSLDVNTLSISVQADNGNAVVLDNGAIRYIPDPDFYGTDQITYEICDDGSPTPSACSEGVLTIEVTGVNDGLMAENDATSTYEDEAINIDVLANDTDIDGSADPSSLIIVEAPEHGEVVIEDDGTITYIPEDNYEGVDFFRYQACDDGFPTPAICDLGDVAVTIVPVNDAPIVEDDLVTCLIEESVTVDVAANDSDIEQLLDATSVTLLTEPAQGTVEVNADGTITYTANADAIGSDAVVYQICDLGSPEPILCSEGTLVILIGDDRPNPEGDYAITPEDVPVQVAVADNDTDPNGDLDLSSVSILAVQGEGVANVNNDGSITFQPASNWYGFALISYQICDAQGLCESAGLVIEVTEVNDGIQAINDVNNVLNNASAEGNVLFNDTDPDGHSFSIEAELVDEPNFGTVTMDEDGNYVYTPFEGYSGSDSFTYKICDDFDPQACDEGTVTIEVINTNPNENSNPIANNDIFVMSVNGTLQGSVSLNDFDPEGDMLTVAAVPILAPEHGEVSLNAAGDFIYEPEAGFEGVDEFTYMICETVNGNNCGIGIVSIEVVAPDLGQNQAPVAIDDIFTLYEGESITAQLTENDFDPEGILLLVSDDYSTETAHGTISISILGEFTYTPNDENWFGNDTFTYEICDNEGLCSQASVMLNVLPVNDAPVIATVNGYTPVDGVFDGQSLVMNEDGTIDICITLEDIDGDGNVFQVENSSATHGVISDGVSTTDACFRYEPELNYHGEDLLEITWCDDYGACASALVQIDVLPVNDAPVGVVDGGSTTDQIPLDIDVLNNDYDIDGDNLTVTAILDEGNGEVVMNPDGTITYIPELGFCGEDEITYVVCDDGSPELCENVTVTITVTPADSDGDSVPDYLEGVTEDTDGDGVMNYLDTDSDGDGIPDEIEANPTTLDLCTVVVVDTDNDGIPDILDADSDNDGINDETEAGNGNNPVDTDGDGTPDYQDSDSDNDEIPDYVENGDDGDITDTDGDDIPDYLDEDSDNDGISDEDEAGEDATDPIDTDGDGEPDFQDTDSDGDGIDDEEEAGDGNDPVDTDGDGVPDYQDEDSDNDGINDDTEGDVDTDGDGVPDYQDEDSDNDGIDDEIEGDVDTDDDGMPDYTDDDSDNDGVLDEEEVGNPEDPIDTDGDGNPDYVDEDADNDGVLDEDESDQNDCDGDGIVDSLDPDDCFTDLVIPQGFSPNGDGVGDTWVIEGLEQLYPRASVTIINRWGNEVYKALPYANDWDGNGNTSGAGTLPTGTYYYILEPNDGVTAPMQGYVYINRQ, encoded by the coding sequence ATGAAATCAATTCTGACCACTCTGGTCATGGCAGTAATTGTCATGGCCTCTTACGGGCAGCAGATTCCTATCGGAACGGCGAACATCACAGACTGTGGTGCTTTTATCGTTGATAGCGGATACAGTGCTGCTGACTACGGCGACAACGAGGATTTGACCACTACCATTTGTTCAGATGGTACGGAAGCCTCTGATCTTATCAATTTGTATTTCACTGTTTTCAACTTGGGAACAGGTGATGAACTATCTATTTATGATGGTTCTGATAATACAGCTCCTTTGATCGGAACCTACACAGGAACCGAACTTCAAGGTGCCGACATTACCGCAACCAATGTTGCCGGTTGTCTTACGGTTGAATTCACTTCCAATGGTGATGGAGACGTAGGAAACTTCGGTGCAGCGATTAGTTGTGGGATCCCATGTAGTAAACCATGGGCCAATGTTACTTCAGACCAATCAGTACCAGTACAAGTATGTGTTGGTGAAGAGATCACTTTTGATGGGTCTACTTCGACCTTCGTTGGTGATGCCGTTCTTCAGAGTGCCACTTGGGACCTCGGCGATGGAACCTCATCGAACGATTGGCCATCTGTAACATATTCTTACGACGAACCCGGAGCCTACATTGTGCAACTGGCGTTGACCGATGACAGCGACTGTTCGAGTGTGAATGCTCCTGATTACGTGGTCTATGTAAGTACAACTCCTGAAATTGAACTCAGCGCATCTTCTGACGGAGAATGCCTGGGTACAGAAGTCGAACTAACCGCGGAAGTAACTCCAACAACTTGGTCAAATGTTCCAGAAGCCAACTTCGGCGAACCTCAGTGGGTTCCGGACAGTCAGGCTGCTTGTTTCGAACATGAATTGACATTTGAACACTTCATTCCTGGTGCTACGATTTCCGACGCTAGTCAAATCGAAAACCTCTTTGTCAACTTTGAGCACTCATTCATGGGTGACTTGGTGATTACTTTCATTTGCCCTAATGGACAAACACTCGTAACTCACCAACAAAGCGGTGGTGGAACTAACCTTGGTATTCCTGTTGGTGGAACCGACGGGACACCTGGTGAAGGATATGACTATTACTGGACTCCAGATGCGACCAACGGAACTTGGGCAGAAAACTCAGGTGGTACCCTAGCCTCTGGTGAATACGAATCTGTTCAACCATTCTCGAACCTTGTTGGTTGTCCGTTGAACGGTACTTGGGAAATCGAAATCTGCGACCTCTGGGGTGCTGATGACGGTTACCTTTTTGATTGGGCAATCAATGTTGACGAAGGTCTTCATGCCACAATCATTACCTATACCCCTGAATACACCGAAGATTGTGATAACGCTTCATGGACTGACGTCGACGACGAGGGCGCAGATTGTTACAGTGCTACAGTTAGTGGTGCTGCAGCTGGTGCCAACGAATACACTATTGAAGTGACCGATAACTTTGGCTGTTCTTACGAAGAGTCAATTTCAGTGAACTACATCACGGGTGGTGGCTGTAATGCTGCCCCTTCAGCAGTTGACGACACCTTTGAAACCGACGAAGATCTCTCAGGAAGTGGAGATGTAAGTGGTAATGACAGTGATCCAGATGGAGATGATTTAACCTATTCTATATCAACGGACCCCACAAATGGTGCGGTTAACATGAGTGATGACGGACTGTTTACCTACACCCCCAATGATGATTTTTATGGATCTGACTCATTCACCTATGAAGTTTGTGATGATCTAGATCAATGCGTCACTGCAACAGTCACAGTAACAGTGAACGCGGTGAATGATGCACCTATCGTGAACAACGATGCCACAGATGTTGATGAAGACGGTTCGATTGAAATCGCCATTTTAGATAATGATAGTGACCCCGATGGATTGCTTAACACCTCATCCCTCACGATCAGTCTAGAACCTAGTTTCGGTACCGCTGAAGTAACAGCTGATAATACCATCCTATATACTCCGAACGCTGATTTCAACGGCGAAGATGAGTTCTTCTATGCCATTTGTGACGACGCCAGCCCTTCTCCAGAATTATGTGGTACTGGAACGGTCACGATTACGGTAAATCCAATCAACGACGCCCCTAAAGTGATCGACGATAGCGGAATCACAGAAGAAGATGACGATCTAGGTGTTGTTGTTCAAGTTCTGAATAATGACTCCGACGTAGATGGCTCTCTTGATGTAAATACACTTTCCATTTCAGTTCAAGCTGACAATGGGAATGCCGTTGTCTTAGACAATGGAGCTATCCGATATATCCCTGATCCTGATTTCTATGGAACAGATCAGATTACCTATGAAATCTGTGATGACGGTTCACCAACCCCTTCAGCATGTTCTGAAGGAGTGTTAACCATTGAAGTCACAGGCGTAAACGACGGTCTCATGGCCGAAAATGATGCCACTTCAACTTATGAAGATGAAGCAATCAATATCGACGTCTTGGCAAACGACACTGATATTGACGGTTCTGCTGACCCGAGCTCATTGATTATCGTTGAAGCACCAGAACATGGTGAAGTAGTCATCGAAGACGACGGCACCATCACCTACATTCCTGAAGACAACTATGAAGGTGTTGATTTCTTCCGTTACCAGGCATGTGATGACGGCTTCCCTACCCCAGCAATTTGTGATTTGGGTGATGTGGCCGTAACCATCGTACCAGTGAACGATGCTCCAATTGTAGAAGACGATTTGGTGACGTGTTTAATCGAAGAATCAGTAACGGTAGACGTTGCAGCGAATGATTCTGACATTGAGCAATTACTGGATGCCACTTCTGTGACACTGTTAACAGAACCTGCTCAAGGTACCGTTGAAGTCAATGCCGACGGAACGATTACCTACACGGCGAATGCAGATGCCATCGGTTCAGATGCGGTTGTTTATCAGATCTGTGACCTAGGTTCTCCTGAGCCAATCTTGTGTTCAGAAGGAACCCTCGTGATCTTGATCGGTGATGACCGACCAAATCCAGAAGGTGATTATGCCATCACTCCTGAAGATGTCCCAGTTCAAGTAGCTGTCGCTGACAACGATACTGACCCGAATGGAGACCTAGACCTTAGTTCTGTATCTATTCTCGCAGTACAAGGCGAGGGTGTTGCGAACGTCAACAATGATGGCTCGATCACTTTCCAACCAGCTTCGAATTGGTATGGGTTCGCGCTCATCTCTTACCAGATCTGTGACGCACAAGGACTTTGCGAATCGGCTGGCCTAGTTATTGAAGTGACAGAGGTGAACGACGGTATTCAAGCGATTAACGACGTTAATAACGTTCTCAATAACGCTAGCGCGGAAGGGAATGTACTCTTTAACGATACTGACCCTGATGGCCACAGTTTCTCTATAGAAGCAGAATTGGTAGACGAACCGAACTTTGGAACCGTAACAATGGATGAGGACGGAAACTACGTCTACACTCCTTTCGAAGGATACAGTGGTTCAGATTCATTTACCTACAAGATCTGTGACGACTTTGATCCACAAGCATGTGACGAAGGAACAGTGACGATCGAGGTGATTAACACGAATCCAAACGAAAACTCGAACCCAATTGCCAATAACGACATCTTTGTCATGTCTGTCAATGGCACACTCCAAGGATCGGTGTCGTTGAACGACTTCGACCCTGAAGGCGATATGCTAACCGTAGCAGCAGTGCCAATTCTAGCACCAGAACACGGTGAAGTATCCCTAAACGCAGCGGGAGATTTCATCTACGAGCCAGAAGCTGGCTTCGAAGGAGTGGATGAATTCACATACATGATCTGTGAAACAGTGAACGGAAACAACTGTGGTATCGGTATCGTATCGATCGAGGTTGTTGCCCCTGACTTAGGACAAAACCAGGCTCCGGTAGCCATCGACGACATCTTCACGCTATATGAAGGTGAATCGATCACAGCGCAGTTGACAGAGAATGACTTCGACCCTGAAGGAATCCTGCTGCTAGTAAGTGACGACTATTCTACGGAAACAGCACATGGTACCATTTCCATCAGCATCCTTGGGGAATTCACATACACACCAAACGATGAAAACTGGTTCGGTAATGACACCTTCACTTATGAGATCTGTGACAACGAAGGCTTGTGTTCTCAAGCATCGGTAATGCTCAACGTCTTACCGGTGAATGACGCACCTGTCATCGCTACAGTGAACGGATATACTCCAGTTGACGGGGTATTTGACGGACAGTCTCTTGTGATGAATGAAGACGGTACGATCGACATTTGTATCACTCTTGAAGATATTGATGGAGACGGAAACGTATTCCAAGTGGAAAACTCATCAGCAACACATGGTGTGATATCTGATGGTGTTTCAACAACAGACGCTTGTTTCCGTTATGAACCAGAACTCAATTACCACGGTGAAGACCTTCTTGAAATCACTTGGTGTGATGACTACGGAGCATGTGCTTCAGCCTTGGTTCAAATCGATGTACTCCCAGTTAACGACGCCCCTGTTGGTGTGGTTGATGGCGGATCAACGACAGATCAAATCCCACTGGATATTGATGTCTTGAACAACGACTACGATATTGATGGCGACAACCTCACGGTGACAGCCATTCTCGATGAAGGAAATGGAGAAGTAGTCATGAACCCTGATGGAACCATCACTTACATCCCTGAACTAGGATTCTGTGGTGAGGATGAAATCACTTACGTGGTTTGTGACGATGGATCTCCTGAACTCTGCGAAAACGTAACGGTGACCATCACGGTGACGCCAGCAGACTCAGATGGTGACTCTGTTCCTGATTACCTCGAAGGAGTTACTGAAGATACCGATGGTGACGGAGTAATGAACTACCTCGACACAGATTCAGATGGAGATGGAATTCCGGATGAAATTGAGGCTAACCCTACAACTCTAGACCTTTGTACCGTAGTTGTTGTCGATACTGATAACGACGGCATTCCTGACATTCTTGATGCCGATTCAGATAATGACGGCATCAATGATGAAACAGAAGCTGGAAACGGAAACAATCCGGTAGATACTGATGGCGACGGAACGCCAGACTACCAGGATAGCGATTCTGACAACGACGAAATCCCTGATTACGTCGAAAACGGAGACGACGGAGACATCACCGATACAGATGGTGATGACATTCCTGACTACCTAGACGAAGATTCAGACAACGACGGTATCAGTGATGAAGATGAAGCTGGTGAAGACGCAACAGATCCAATCGATACCGATGGTGACGGTGAACCCGACTTCCAAGACACCGACTCAGACGGAGACGGAATCGATGATGAGGAAGAAGCCGGTGACGGCAACGACCCTGTTGATACCGACGGCGATGGAGTTCCTGATTACCAAGATGAAGACTCTGACAACGATGGAATTAATGACGACACTGAAGGTGACGTAGACACTGACGGTGACGGGGTTCCAGATTATCAAGACGAAGATTCAGATAACGACGGAATTGATGATGAAATCGAAGGTGATGTAGACACTGACGATGACGGCATGCCTGATTACACTGATGATGATTCAGATAATGACGGTGTTCTCGACGAAGAAGAAGTAGGTAACCCTGAAGACCCAATCGATACTGATGGCGACGGGAACCCAGACTACGTTGACGAAGATGCTGACAACGATGGAGTACTTGACGAAGACGAATCTGATCAGAACGACTGTGATGGTGACGGAATCGTTGACTCGCTTGACCCAGATGATTGTTTCACTGACCTAGTTATCCCTCAAGGATTCTCTCCAAACGGAGACGGTGTAGGTGACACATGGGTTATCGAAGGACTTGAACAGTTGTACCCTAGAGCATCGGTAACGATTATCAATCGCTGGGGTAACGAAGTGTACAAGGCACTCCCTTACGCTAATGATTGGGATGGTAACGGAAACACCTCTGGTGCCGGAACACTCCCAACAGGAACGTACTACTATATCCTCGAACCAAATGACGGTGTCACAGCCCCAATGCAGGGTTATGTCTACATCAATCGTCAGTAA
- a CDS encoding NADP-dependent isocitrate dehydrogenase: protein MEKQRVTVAYGDGIGPEIMKATLSILEAAEVPLEYDVIEIGEKIYLSGVKSGISTEAWDTLRNNAAFLKAPITTPQGGGYKSLNVTIRKSLGLFANVRPVVALTPYVKSNHPKMDLVIVRENEEDLYAGIEHQQTPEVVQTLKLVSRPGCEKIVRYAFEYARVNGRKKVTCMTKDNIMKHSDGLFRQVFNEVKEEYPDIESDHWIIDIGSAVVANRPETLDVVVTLNLYGDIISDIAAEVGGSVGLGGSANVGATVSMFEAIHGSAPDIAGKGIANPSGLLNGAIMMLDHLGLQDKARMIKNAFLKTLEDGYHTGDIYREEISKERVNTQGFAAKVIENLGQEPSQLPAARAAKGGKITIKTTEINRASKKLVGVDVFIDWDKANRDPDVIGDGLRAIQGDKMYLKMITNRGVKVYPDGLPETFKTDHWRCRFTAQNGNDLGNADVIELLSNIEGADFDFIKTEQLYEFDGKRGYSLAQGE from the coding sequence ATGGAAAAACAACGCGTTACGGTCGCTTATGGCGATGGAATTGGGCCTGAAATCATGAAGGCAACACTATCAATTTTGGAGGCAGCTGAAGTGCCTTTGGAATATGATGTTATTGAGATCGGAGAGAAGATTTATTTAAGCGGTGTGAAGAGCGGAATTAGCACGGAAGCTTGGGATACTCTTCGTAACAATGCTGCTTTCCTGAAAGCGCCAATTACCACACCACAAGGAGGTGGGTACAAGAGTTTGAATGTGACGATTCGTAAGTCACTCGGACTTTTCGCTAACGTTCGTCCTGTTGTTGCACTTACCCCTTATGTAAAATCGAATCACCCGAAGATGGACCTCGTGATCGTTCGTGAGAATGAGGAAGATCTATACGCTGGTATCGAACACCAACAAACTCCAGAGGTGGTTCAGACCCTGAAGCTAGTAAGCCGCCCTGGATGTGAGAAGATTGTACGCTACGCCTTTGAATACGCTCGTGTGAACGGACGTAAAAAGGTGACTTGTATGACGAAAGATAACATCATGAAGCACAGTGATGGTTTGTTCCGTCAAGTGTTTAATGAAGTCAAAGAAGAATACCCAGATATCGAATCAGATCACTGGATCATTGATATCGGCTCTGCAGTAGTAGCTAATCGTCCAGAAACCCTGGATGTAGTCGTTACGCTTAACCTATATGGAGATATTATTTCAGATATCGCTGCTGAAGTAGGTGGTTCTGTTGGACTTGGAGGTTCAGCGAATGTAGGAGCTACCGTAAGTATGTTCGAAGCCATCCACGGTTCGGCACCAGACATCGCTGGAAAAGGAATTGCAAATCCATCAGGACTCCTGAATGGAGCGATTATGATGCTAGATCACCTCGGTCTTCAAGACAAGGCGCGCATGATTAAGAATGCATTCCTTAAGACATTGGAAGATGGATACCATACAGGTGATATCTACCGCGAAGAGATCAGTAAAGAGCGAGTGAATACACAAGGATTCGCCGCAAAAGTGATCGAGAATCTCGGACAAGAGCCATCTCAGTTGCCTGCAGCGCGCGCCGCGAAAGGTGGGAAGATCACTATCAAAACAACGGAAATCAATCGCGCAAGCAAAAAGCTTGTAGGGGTTGACGTATTCATTGATTGGGATAAAGCTAACCGCGATCCAGACGTCATTGGAGATGGCCTACGTGCGATTCAAGGGGACAAAATGTACCTCAAAATGATCACCAATCGTGGGGTGAAGGTTTACCCTGACGGATTACCTGAGACTTTCAAGACTGATCACTGGAGATGTCGTTTCACAGCGCAAAACGGAAACGATTTGGGTAATGCGGACGTAATCGAGCTTCTCTCAAATATCGAAGGTGCTGACTTCGATTTCATCAAAACAGAGCAACTCTACGAATTTGATGGGAAGAGAGGATACTCTCTAGCCCAAGGAGAATAA